The Rhizobium grahamii DNA window GGAATGCGCTCATATCCGGGCCAGGACGTGTCGGAAACGATCGTCCAGCCATGCTTTTCGGCCACCCTGGCTGCCTCTTTGACCGACTCGTCATACGTGCCGTCGACGCGGACCATCTCTGCACCGAACCGCGCGATCGCAGCCACACGCTCGTCGCTCACGCCCGCATGGACGAAGACCACGGCCCGGGCGCCGACCAGTTGTGCGCCCTGGGCGACGGATCGCCCGTGGTTGCCATCCGTTGCGCAGGCGAATGTCATCGTCGCCGCAACGCTCGCGACTTCGGGCGTTGCAAGTTCGGCAACGTCGACCTGTCGGCGGAGTTTCTCCGTTGCCTTATCGAGAACGAGCCGGATGACTGCGTAGGAGCCGCCAAGTGCCTTGAAGCTGCCGAGCCCGAGCCTATGGCTTTCGTCTTTCACGTGGATGCTCGCCACCCCGATCTTGTCAGCAAGGTTCGGCAACGCGACCAGCGGGGTGGTGGCATTGTCGTCCCTGAACGTGAGGAAACGCTCGACCTCAGTTGCGGCCGGTAGACCCAGGGTTTCTGCATCACGCGGATCGAGGGGGGATCGATAGAGAGAATTTGCATTGGTCAGGAACATTGGCACCTCGCTGAGTTGCTGAAAACTTATTGCAATCGAGGCGAAATTTGCGCTGATTATCGGTGACTGATTTGCAAGTTTGTTTCGTTACGGGAGTGTGAGATGGACAGAAGCCCGGCCCGGATCGCGCTTGACGATTTCGACCGAAAAATTCTGGCGATCCTCCAGAAGGACAATCTGACGCCGCAGCGAACGATTGGCGATGCAGTCAACCTGTCAGCACCAGCCGTCCAGCGGCGGATCAAGAAGATGACCGAGGCCGGCGTGATCCAGGCCAACGTCGCAGTCGTCGATCCCGCCGCTTTGGGTCATCCCATCACCATTTTCGTGGAAGTCGAGATCATCAGCGAGACCGCGGACCAGATCGAGGATGCCAAGCGCGAATTTGCCGCCACGCCCGAGATCCAGCAGTGCTATTATGTGACGGGCGAGGTCGACTTCCTGCTTGTGATCGTCGTGGCGAACATGGCCGCCTACGAGGCGCTGACGAAACGGCTGTTCTTCGGCAACAACAACGTAAAGCGCTTCCGGACATTTGTTGCCATGGAACGCATCAAGGCAGGTTTGGAAGTCCCGGTCCGCTAACTGGGGGTGCGGTTTGGTGGCGTTCATAGGATGCGGGTTACGGGCAATGCCGAGGCGCTGTTGCCCAGTTCATGATAATTTTTATCCGAACGTTCGTTTTTTGTTGCATTTATATACGAACGTTCGGTAATAAGCGCCACATATCTGGAGACTGCCATGGGTCGAACGAGAAAGATAAGTGACGACGACATTCTCGACGCGGCCGAGCGCGTCGTCGTTCGCCTGGGCGCCGTCGGGCTTTCGATCGATGCCGTGGCTCAGGAAGCGGGGGTCAGCAAGGCGCGGGTCGTCTATGATCACAAATCGAAGAGTGCGCTTCTTGAGGCTCTGGTCGATCGCAAGGTCAAGGCGGACCTTACTCACATAGAAGCGTGCGTCGAGGCAGCGGTCGACACGCCGCATCCGGAGCTCTTCGGGCGCATTGCGTCTGCCGAAAAAATCCTCGACGAAACCGATCGGGCCGTCGCGATGGCGGTCAGCGCCTCGATGTCCAACGACGAGAAGCTTCAAAGGATGATGCGTGAGTGGACCGATCTCGACCTGAAGATGATGGCAAGCGGCAAGCGGCCAAAGGCCGCGCTGATGGCCTACCTCGCCCTTTCCGGCTTTTTCTGTACCGAGCTTTTCGCCTTCCATACCTGGCCGGAGACAGAGCGCGCGAGCATCCTCGACGGTATCCGATCAATCTACCTTTCCTATTCGGACAAGACCTGACGCCACGCTGAGGCGCAACATACAGCAAAGGAAACCAACAAAATG harbors:
- a CDS encoding TetR/AcrR family transcriptional regulator, with the translated sequence MGRTRKISDDDILDAAERVVVRLGAVGLSIDAVAQEAGVSKARVVYDHKSKSALLEALVDRKVKADLTHIEACVEAAVDTPHPELFGRIASAEKILDETDRAVAMAVSASMSNDEKLQRMMREWTDLDLKMMASGKRPKAALMAYLALSGFFCTELFAFHTWPETERASILDGIRSIYLSYSDKT
- a CDS encoding Lrp/AsnC family transcriptional regulator, with translation MDRSPARIALDDFDRKILAILQKDNLTPQRTIGDAVNLSAPAVQRRIKKMTEAGVIQANVAVVDPAALGHPITIFVEVEIISETADQIEDAKREFAATPEIQQCYYVTGEVDFLLVIVVANMAAYEALTKRLFFGNNNVKRFRTFVAMERIKAGLEVPVR
- a CDS encoding diaminopropionate ammonia-lyase, with protein sequence MFLTNANSLYRSPLDPRDAETLGLPAATEVERFLTFRDDNATTPLVALPNLADKIGVASIHVKDESHRLGLGSFKALGGSYAVIRLVLDKATEKLRRQVDVAELATPEVASVAATMTFACATDGNHGRSVAQGAQLVGARAVVFVHAGVSDERVAAIARFGAEMVRVDGTYDESVKEAARVAEKHGWTIVSDTSWPGYERIPGLVMQGYTAIVREALRALPEPPTHVFVQAGVGGIAAAVAGHLSVALGDERPIFTVVDPARAACIFESAKAGHPVSVPHGEPTVMAMLECYEPSLVAWRILSRVADAFMTLDEEDAIAVMRRLARPLSGDPAIVAGESGGVGLAGLMKAASDPDIRTALGLGPQSRVLTINTEGATDPEKYAEIVGIAAAEVIGGNLENAG